CAGCGGCTCCTTGGCGGGGGAGCGGACCTGGCTCAGCAGCTTGGTCGCGATCGCGGGCGCCAGCACGGCCTCGCCCCGCGCGGCCGCCTCGACGGCGCGGAACAGCTCGGTCTTCGGCGCGTCCTTGAGCAGGTAGCCCGTCGCGCCCGCCTCGATCGCGGGCAGCACGTCCGCGTCGGTGTCGTAGGTCGTCAGCACCAGCACGCGCGTCCGCAACCGCTTCTCCGCGATGGCGCGGATCGCGCTCACCCCGTCGGTTCCGGGCATCCGCAGGTCCATCAGCGCCACGTCCGGCTCAAGGGCGACGGCCAGCGTCACCGCCTCGGCGCCGTCCGCGGCCTCGCCGACGACGTCGAAGCGGGGGTCGCCGGTCAACATGCCGCGCAGCCCGTCGCGCACCACCGGGTGGTCGTCGACGATCAGCACTGTGATCAACGCTGCCCTCCAACGGGAATCGCCGGGACGGTCGCGGAGATCGCCGTTCCGGAACCGGGTTCGGACTCCACGGCCAGGGTGCCGGACACCCCGCCGACCCGCTGCCGCATGGAGGTCAGCCCGAACCCGGAACTGTCTACTGTGGACGAGAAGCCGACGCCGTCGTCCCGGACGTCCAGCGTCACCACGTCCTCCATGTACGACAACGTCAACCCCACCCGCCCCGCGTTCGCGTGCTTGGCCACGTTGGCCAGCGCCTCCTGGGCCGTGCGCAGGAGCGCCACCTCGACGTCGGCGTGCAGCGGCCGCGCGGAGCCGGTCGAGGTGAACTCGGCGGGCACGCCGTTGATCTTCGACCACTGCCGCACGACGTCGGCGAGCGCGTCGGGCAGCCGGGCCGACTCCAGCGCTTCCGGCCGCACGGCGTGCACGGAGCGCCGCGCCTCCCGCAGGCTCTCCCGGGCCAGCGTCGCGGCGTTGTCGAGGTGCCGTCGCCGCTGCGCCGGATCGCCGTCCGCGGCCTGGAGCTGCGTGATGATCCCGGTGAGCCCCTGCGCGATGGTGTCGTGGATCTCGCGCGCCATCCGCTGCCGTTCCTCGGTGACCCCGGCCTCGCGCGCCTGCTCCAGCAGCTGCGCCTGGAGTCCGGCGTTGACCCGCATCGCGGCTTCGAGGCGTTCGTTGACCTCGGTCAGCTCGCGGATGGCCGCCTGCCGCTTCTGGCTCTCCCCGCCCGCGGCCCAGCCGGCGAAGGCCAGCGGGACCGCGACGTTGACCAGCACGATGAACGGCGAGGTCTGCTGGAACGCGGTCAGGCCGGTCTGCGCCGTGAGCCCGACGATCGAGGCCACCCCGACCGCGAAGACCGCCCAGTGCGCCGGGAACAGCGCGTACGCGTAGGGGTAGCCGAGAGCGCCGAAGATCGCGAAGATCGGCGAGACCGAGACCAGCGCGAAGATCGTCACGAGCAGCCCGCAGTAGAACACCAGGCCGAGCCCGGGCCGCCCGGCCAGCCAGCCGGTCGTGTTGCGCCGGGGCGAGAAGTCCGGCCGGGTGCGCAGCAGCGTACCGACCGACAACCACAGCGCGGCCACTCCGACCAGGGCGAACACCAGGGGCGCCCGGTCCTTCCCGTCGTCGATCAGCACCCAGAACAGGGTGGCCAAGGCGAGCACGGTGTACCCGATCACGACCAGCACGAACTGGCCGTACCTCGCCCAGAACCGCGCCTTGTCCACCACGCTCCTCACTCCCAGCGGAACAGCGCCGCCGCGACCGAACCCAGCACTGCCGCGGTCACGGCCAGCACCAGCACGAAGTGCGGCTGCAGGCCGGCGCCGGACCAAGTG
The window above is part of the Allokutzneria albata genome. Proteins encoded here:
- a CDS encoding response regulator: MITVLIVDDHPVVRDGLRGMLTGDPRFDVVGEAADGAEAVTLAVALEPDVALMDLRMPGTDGVSAIRAIAEKRLRTRVLVLTTYDTDADVLPAIEAGATGYLLKDAPKTELFRAVEAAARGEAVLAPAIATKLLSQVRSPAKEPLSQRELEVLGLIARGMTNRDAAAKLFISEATVKTHLLHVYAKLGVNDRAAAVATAYELGLITPGRR
- a CDS encoding sensor histidine kinase, giving the protein MDKARFWARYGQFVLVVIGYTVLALATLFWVLIDDGKDRAPLVFALVGVAALWLSVGTLLRTRPDFSPRRNTTGWLAGRPGLGLVFYCGLLVTIFALVSVSPIFAIFGALGYPYAYALFPAHWAVFAVGVASIVGLTAQTGLTAFQQTSPFIVLVNVAVPLAFAGWAAGGESQKRQAAIRELTEVNERLEAAMRVNAGLQAQLLEQAREAGVTEERQRMAREIHDTIAQGLTGIITQLQAADGDPAQRRRHLDNAATLARESLREARRSVHAVRPEALESARLPDALADVVRQWSKINGVPAEFTSTGSARPLHADVEVALLRTAQEALANVAKHANAGRVGLTLSYMEDVVTLDVRDDGVGFSSTVDSSGFGLTSMRQRVGGVSGTLAVESEPGSGTAISATVPAIPVGGQR